A section of the Pithys albifrons albifrons isolate INPA30051 chromosome 30, PitAlb_v1, whole genome shotgun sequence genome encodes:
- the NHLH1 gene encoding helix-loop-helix protein 1, with protein sequence MMLNSDQTDLELPPPPSDPDSSFGDRTPGTAGTGTVGPCPPSRGAEAGEAGKKDLQPPLSREERRRRRRATAKYRTAHATRERIRVEAFNVAFAELRKLLPTLPPDKKLSKIEILRLAICYISYLNHVLDV encoded by the coding sequence ATGATGCTCAACTCCGACCAGACGGACCTCGAGCTGCCCCCACCGCCTTCCGACCCCGACTCCTCCTTTGGCGACCGCACCCCTGGCACGGCTGGCACGGGTACGGTGGGGCCGTGCCCTCCAAGCCGCGGGGCAGAGGCGGGCGAGGCGGGGAAGAAGGACCTGCAGCCCCCGCTGAGCCGCGAGGAGCGGCGGCGCCGGCGCCGGGCCACGGCCAAGTACCGGACAGCGCACGCCACGCGCGAGCGGATCCGCGTGGAGGCCTTTAACGTGGCCTTCGCCGAGCTGAGGaagctgctgcccaccctgccccccGACAAGAAGCTCTCCAAGATCGAGATCCTGCGCTTGGCCATCTGCTACATCTCCTACCTGAACCACGTGCTGGATGTCTGA